A genomic region of Gemmatimonadetes bacterium SCN 70-22 contains the following coding sequences:
- a CDS encoding ribosome small subunit-dependent GTPase A, whose product MRGVVLQGTGGQWQVRLGEGTTCIAALRGRVKHAAHLKLAVGDEVTLDHDDVTGAWAIGGILPRRSQLARRAPGGGRGERVVVANVDQVVVVFAAVKPEPNDKMLDRFLVIAEANGIAARIVVNKVDLAAPGQAAARFAPYAALGYPLHLTSTVSGEGMDALHDALRGRVSVLSGPSGVGKSSLLNALYPGLDLRVGAISESVNKGRHTTVGARMHPLPDGGYVVDTPGLREVGLWGLPSGALAQCFPEFVPSLAECRFADCRHVAEPHCGVREALEGGRVSPSRYESYVKLREELEAAERAW is encoded by the coding sequence ATGCGCGGGGTGGTGTTGCAGGGGACGGGTGGGCAGTGGCAAGTCCGCCTCGGAGAAGGGACGACATGCATCGCCGCGCTGCGCGGGCGCGTGAAGCACGCCGCCCACCTCAAGCTCGCCGTCGGCGACGAGGTGACGCTCGACCATGACGACGTCACCGGCGCCTGGGCGATCGGCGGCATCCTCCCCCGGCGCTCGCAACTGGCGCGCCGGGCCCCGGGCGGGGGACGCGGCGAGCGCGTGGTCGTCGCCAACGTGGACCAGGTCGTCGTGGTCTTCGCGGCGGTGAAGCCCGAGCCTAACGACAAGATGCTCGACCGCTTCCTCGTGATCGCCGAGGCCAACGGGATCGCGGCCCGCATCGTGGTCAACAAGGTGGACCTCGCCGCCCCCGGCCAGGCGGCGGCGCGATTCGCCCCCTACGCCGCGCTCGGCTACCCCCTCCACCTCACCAGCACGGTGAGCGGCGAGGGGATGGACGCCCTGCACGATGCCCTGCGGGGACGGGTGTCGGTGCTCAGCGGCCCGTCGGGCGTGGGCAAGTCATCGCTGCTCAACGCCCTCTACCCGGGGCTCGACCTGCGCGTGGGGGCCATCAGCGAGTCGGTCAACAAGGGGCGCCACACCACCGTCGGCGCGCGCATGCACCCGCTCCCCGATGGCGGCTACGTGGTCGACACCCCGGGACTGCGCGAGGTCGGACTCTGGGGCCTGCCATCCGGCGCGCTCGCGCAATGCTTCCCGGAGTTTGTCCCGTCCCTCGCCGAGTGCCGCTTCGCCGACTGCCGTCACGTGGCCGAGCCCCACTGCGGCGTGCGCGAGGCGCTCGAGGGCGGACGCGTCTCCCCCTCGCGCTACGAGAGCTACGTCAAGCTGCGCGAGGAGCTCGAGGCCGCCGAGCGCGCGTGGTGA
- a CDS encoding proline dehydrogenase, whose protein sequence is MLRQTFLFLSHRQGIFRFVRNNRLARRFANRFVAGETIDDAVAAVRALNARGITATLDLLGESVTSATEARATADHYVELLDRIAAEGLDANVSCKLTAMGQDISDALCIENISRVLERARHHGSFVRLDMESSDYTERTLQLFRERLYPHFPAEVGIVLQSYLRRTAADISGAIDLQCRVRLCKGAYKEPATVAFPDKRDVDASYVAGMKRLMSEGKYPGLATHDEAIIEEAKRFAKEQDIAPDRFEFQMLYGVRRDLQDRLVREGYRMRVYVPYGTQWYPYLMRRLAERPANVAFMTGNIIKERLAARR, encoded by the coding sequence ATGCTTCGTCAGACCTTCCTCTTCCTCTCGCATCGGCAAGGGATCTTCCGCTTCGTGCGGAACAACCGGCTCGCGCGCCGGTTCGCCAATCGCTTCGTGGCCGGCGAGACCATCGACGACGCCGTGGCCGCGGTGCGCGCCCTGAACGCCAGGGGGATCACGGCCACGCTCGACCTCCTCGGGGAGAGCGTCACCTCCGCGACCGAGGCGCGCGCCACCGCCGACCACTACGTGGAGCTCCTCGACCGCATCGCCGCCGAGGGGCTGGACGCCAACGTCTCGTGCAAGCTCACGGCGATGGGCCAGGACATCTCCGACGCGCTGTGCATCGAGAACATCTCCCGCGTCCTCGAGCGGGCGCGGCACCACGGCTCGTTCGTGCGGCTCGACATGGAGAGCAGCGACTACACGGAACGCACGTTGCAGCTGTTCAGGGAACGGCTCTACCCGCACTTCCCCGCCGAGGTGGGGATCGTCCTGCAGAGCTACCTGCGGCGCACGGCCGCCGACATCTCCGGCGCCATCGACCTGCAGTGCCGGGTGCGCCTCTGCAAGGGTGCCTACAAGGAGCCGGCGACGGTGGCCTTCCCCGACAAGCGCGACGTCGACGCCAGCTACGTGGCCGGCATGAAGCGCCTCATGTCGGAAGGGAAGTACCCGGGGCTCGCCACGCATGACGAGGCGATCATCGAGGAAGCCAAGCGCTTTGCGAAGGAGCAGGACATCGCCCCCGACCGCTTCGAGTTCCAGATGCTCTACGGCGTGCGCCGCGACCTCCAGGACCGCCTCGTGCGCGAGGGCTACCGCATGCGTGTGTACGTCCCCTACGGCACGCAGTGGTATCCGTACCTGATGCGGCGGTTGGCCGAACGCCCCGCCAACGTCGCGTTCATGACCGGCAACATCATCAAGGAGCGCCTGGCGGCGCGACGGTAG
- a CDS encoding multifunctional fatty acid oxidation complex subunit alpha: MSALSLTVEDGVAVVVFDLPGEPVNKFSQPVKDEFLALFDRLEGDPEVRAAVLISGKADAFIAGADIEEFLRWTSAAQAEKASRDGHAMLDRLEHLRVPVVAAIHGACMGGGVEAALACAYRIATDHPRTVLALPEVQLGIFPGAGGTQRLPRTVGLQAALDMILTGKNVRARKAAQIGLVHEVVHPAILRQVAAQRAREIADGVRDRNPDARRRDASTLLLDANPLGRAFVMRKAREMTLARTRGNYPAPLAALEAIAAGFQDAEKGYREEARLFGEMAMTPVARELIGIFFATTALKKDSGVGDPPVSTAAVRKLGILGAGFMGAGIASVAVQQGTLVRLKDADLARVGKGLGAIRAVLEEGVAKRRLTRQQMADQLLLAGGTVDYSGFGNVDLVIEAVFEDLQVKQAVVREVEAVVPPHAIIASNTSTIPITRIAQASSRPERVLGMHFFSPVHKMPLLEVIVHARTSREVAASAVAYGKKLGKTVIVVQDAPGFYVNRILAPYLNEAGRLIDGGAAIDAVDAALLDFGFPVGPITLLDEVGLDIAGKSGAIFLEAFGERLAPSATLRAVVESGRLGRKGRQGFYRYDDKGKKGGVDATVYAFTPGGSQRIAVAAEEIQQRCVLGMVNEAVRCLEDGIIASPRDGDIGAVFGIGFPPFRGGPFRYVDAVGAGWVVDQLEELNSRFSGRFAPAELLVQVARRGGRFHAHGPGGL; this comes from the coding sequence ATGAGTGCGCTATCGCTGACCGTGGAGGACGGCGTCGCCGTCGTGGTATTCGACCTCCCCGGGGAGCCGGTCAACAAGTTCTCGCAGCCGGTCAAGGACGAGTTCCTCGCACTGTTCGATCGCCTCGAGGGCGATCCCGAGGTCCGTGCCGCCGTGCTCATCTCGGGAAAGGCCGATGCGTTCATCGCCGGTGCCGACATCGAGGAGTTCCTGCGCTGGACATCGGCGGCCCAGGCGGAGAAGGCGTCGCGCGACGGGCATGCGATGCTCGACCGGCTCGAGCACCTGCGCGTCCCCGTCGTGGCGGCGATCCACGGGGCGTGCATGGGGGGCGGGGTCGAGGCGGCGCTCGCCTGCGCGTACCGCATCGCCACCGACCACCCCAGGACCGTCCTCGCCCTCCCCGAGGTGCAACTGGGGATCTTTCCCGGCGCCGGCGGGACGCAGCGCCTGCCGCGCACCGTGGGACTGCAGGCGGCGCTGGACATGATCCTCACCGGGAAGAACGTCCGCGCGCGCAAGGCGGCACAGATCGGCCTCGTGCACGAGGTGGTGCACCCCGCCATCCTGCGCCAGGTCGCGGCGCAGCGCGCGCGCGAGATCGCCGATGGCGTCCGCGACCGCAACCCCGACGCGCGACGGCGCGATGCCAGCACGCTCCTGCTCGACGCGAACCCGCTCGGCCGCGCCTTCGTGATGCGCAAGGCGCGCGAGATGACGCTCGCGCGGACGCGCGGAAACTACCCGGCGCCGCTGGCGGCCCTGGAGGCGATCGCGGCCGGCTTCCAGGACGCCGAGAAGGGGTATCGCGAGGAGGCGCGGCTCTTCGGCGAGATGGCGATGACCCCGGTGGCCCGCGAGTTGATCGGGATCTTCTTCGCCACCACGGCCCTCAAGAAGGACAGCGGCGTCGGCGACCCCCCCGTGTCGACGGCCGCCGTGCGGAAGCTGGGCATCCTCGGGGCGGGCTTCATGGGGGCGGGCATCGCCTCGGTCGCCGTCCAGCAGGGGACGCTCGTGCGGCTCAAGGACGCCGACCTGGCCCGCGTGGGCAAGGGACTGGGCGCCATTCGCGCCGTCCTCGAGGAGGGCGTCGCGAAGCGGCGCCTCACCCGCCAGCAGATGGCCGACCAGTTGCTCCTGGCGGGAGGGACCGTGGACTACTCCGGTTTCGGCAACGTCGACCTCGTCATCGAGGCCGTCTTCGAGGACCTGCAGGTGAAGCAGGCGGTGGTCCGCGAGGTCGAGGCCGTCGTCCCGCCACACGCCATCATCGCCTCCAACACCAGCACGATTCCCATCACGCGCATCGCCCAGGCGTCGTCGCGCCCCGAGCGGGTGCTCGGGATGCACTTCTTCTCCCCCGTGCACAAGATGCCCCTCCTGGAGGTCATCGTGCATGCGCGGACGTCGCGCGAGGTGGCGGCGAGCGCCGTGGCGTACGGGAAGAAGCTGGGGAAGACGGTGATCGTCGTGCAGGATGCGCCGGGATTCTACGTCAATCGCATCCTCGCCCCCTACCTCAACGAAGCGGGACGGCTGATTGACGGCGGCGCGGCGATCGACGCCGTCGACGCGGCGCTCCTCGACTTCGGCTTCCCGGTGGGCCCCATCACCCTCCTCGACGAGGTGGGGCTCGACATCGCGGGCAAGTCCGGGGCGATCTTCCTCGAGGCGTTCGGCGAGCGGCTCGCCCCCTCGGCGACGCTGCGCGCGGTCGTCGAGTCCGGGCGCCTGGGACGGAAGGGGCGACAGGGCTTCTACCGCTACGACGACAAGGGGAAGAAGGGGGGTGTGGACGCGACGGTGTACGCCTTCACTCCCGGTGGATCGCAGCGCATCGCCGTCGCGGCGGAGGAGATCCAGCAGCGCTGTGTCCTGGGGATGGTGAACGAGGCGGTGCGCTGCCTCGAGGACGGGATCATCGCGTCGCCCCGTGACGGCGACATCGGCGCCGTGTTCGGGATCGGCTTCCCGCCCTTCCGTGGCGGGCCGTTCCGCTACGTCGATGCGGTCGGGGCCGGCTGGGTCGTCGACCAGCTGGAAGAGCTGAATTCCCGCTTTAGTGGGCGCTTCGCGCCGGCCGAGCTCCTGGTGCAGGTGGCGCGGCGCGGGGGGCGCTTCCATGCGCACGGGCCGGGCGGGCTGTGA